DNA from Actinomyces sp. oral taxon 897:
GCTCCTTGGCCTTGCCCGAGCCCAGGTAGGTGGCGGCGTCGGGGTGGTCGCGCCTCTGGGTGAGGGCGTCCAGGACCTCGCTGCCGGCGGTGGAGGCCAGGGCGGCCAGCTCACGCAGGGAGGTCTGGGCGTCGGTGGCACCCTGGGCCGTGGGGCCCGGCTCCGCGGGTGCGGCGGGCAGGTCCAGTCCCACCAGGACCACCCTCTCCAGGCGGATCTGGCGGTACTCGACCTCGCTGACGTCCTCCAGCTCGGTGCTCAGGGAGGCGGTGCGGCGGGTTGCGGCGCGAGCCTCGCGCTCCAGGGCGCCGGCGTCGTGGGCCTCGTGGGCCTCGTGGTCGGCGGCGGTGGAGGCCAGGGCGGCGGCGGAGCGTGACAGGACGCCCGGGGCGACGTCCTCGGTGCCGGGCCGCGGGGCGGCGGCCTGTGGGTGCGGGATAGCGTCGTGCGGGGCGGCGTCTCCGGCGTCGGGCTGCGGGTGCAGGACGTCAGGCTGCGGAACGGCGGCCTGTGGGGCGTCGGTGGGGGCGCCGGACCTGGGGGTGCGGCCCGGGGTCCTGGGGATGCCGGTCCTGGGCGCAGGCGCGGCGGAGTGGTCGTGATGGGAGGTCATAGATAAGGTCCTTTGCGTATGCGTGCGGTGGTCCGGAGCACGGCTCGACGGACCGGCCCGGCGGGGCCGGGGCTTTGGGTGGGGACGGAGGACGGCGCCGGGCGTCGTCGCCTCAGCGCATACGAATGAGCCACATGGGCAGTATGGTAGCGCCACGGCGCGCTCCAGGCCAGTACGCTCGCCCACCGGGCGCTGGCGACGTCGAGGTCTCCGCCCGCCCCCGCGCCAAGGTAGAACGCTCTCCCACCGGACGCTGGCGACGTGCCGGGCACGGTGGGCGAGGCTGCTGGCCTCTAGCAGCTGGCCGCAGGCCGCGGGCAAGAACACGGGCTGAGGACCGTGAGCGCAGGCAAGACTGTAGGCCACCACGAGCCACCGGAGCCGCAGGCAAGGGCGCGGGCTGTCGCCATGAACGCTACTTTAGAGAGGTGAACGCTATCTGGAGGGAGTGAACGCCATATAGGGGAGGTGAACGCGCGCCTATACGACGTTCATCTTCCTGACACAGCGTTCACCCTCCCAAAGTGGCGTTCACCTCCCCGAAGTGGCGTTCTCAGCCCCGAGGTGGCGTTCACCTCCTTTACATAGCGTTCACTGGCGCAGGTCCCGCGGACAACGCCCTTGCCATCGGACAGGTGGCCGCTGTCCCCAGTACGCCAGGCAAGGACTGGACCACCCGGCCCGCCAGCACCCCGGCGGCGCGCTGTCCCCAGTACGTCAGGCAGGACGCCGACGTCGGTACGGATACCGGCGGCGCCGTCACTGTCCCCCAGTACGCCAGGCGGAACGGGGCGCGTCCGGCCGTGAGACGCAGATCTGGGGGCCGTCCCCCAGTACGTCGAGTAGGACGGCGCTGGCCTTCACCGGTGCGGTGGTCTGGGCCGCTATCCCCAGTACGTCAGGCGGGACGGCACCCGCGTCGCCGCCGACGCCCACCCGGCCCACTGTCCCCCACATCGAGCAGGACCGTAGACCACGCGCGGCGCCGCCTCGCCGCGGCCGGATGCCACCAGTACGTCGGGCAGGACGAAGGCCCACCGGGCGGAGTCCGAGATGGCCCTCGCCAGCGGCAGGGTGGCGCGCTGGCCCAGCAGCTCGCGGGCCTTACCGGTCAGCGCCTAGCCCCCGACGACGTCGCCGGGGCGACAGCCCGACCCGCAGCTCCACGCTGGCGCCCAGGGTCTCCACGGCGAGCGTGAACAGCCTCTGACCGCCCCGCCGGTCCCGGTGCTGACGGGCGCGGGCCGGCCCGTCGGGCACGCACCAAATGTGATTCACATAACACGCGCACCCTCCCCCGCTGCCTTCAAATCACTATTGTTACTGCTATGAGTACCTACCAGCACACTGACGTCCAGGCCATCCAGGTGGGCACGGGGCTGGCCAGCCGGATCCTCATCGACCTGCTCCTGGCTGCCGCCGGCTTCGCCGCGGGGGTGGCCTTCCTGGTCTCGGTCGGCGGCCCGTTCAAACTGGACGAGGCCGTCATTATGGGGGTCGTGGGTGCGGGCTGGCCGTTCGGGGTCCGCCTGGTGTGGCGTTACCTACCCGGCTTCTCCTTCGGCGGCAGCATCGGCTTCGTCTCACTCGCCTTCGTCATCTACTACGCCCTCAAGCTGTGGCTGGGCCTGCTCATCGGGGTACCGGCCCTGGTCTGGCGCGGGGCCTGCGACATTCTGGCCCTGGTCCGCGCCCGCCGCACCACCTGAGACCGCCCAGCCCGCCCTGAGCCCACCCCCTGGGGCGCGGTTCACGGACCGGCTTACAAGAGGGCCTGCGGGCCTCCCCTTTTGTACACAACGTTCCCGTACACCGGCCGACCAGAAGAGGCCCCGCCCCCGACCCAGGTTCTGGCGACCAGGTACTGTCCCGCTCGCGCTGCAGGCGGTCTCGTCGGGCGCCAAGAGGCGGGTGGCACCCCCGGTCGCACGGGGCGGCCTTACCTCCCCGTCGGAGCGGGAACACCCTGGGTAGCACCCTGTTACGACGGGCGGCTCGTGCCCACGCAAGGCGACCGCCAGGGGCGAGGGCAACGCTTCCCACGGGCGGCACGGTGGCGTCCTGGTCGAGCCGCTTAGGCTTGCGTAGTGCCCCACGGGGGGCTTACAGGTCCAGGAGCGCCTCCAGGCCCACGGTCAGGCCGGGCCGGGAGCCGACCTGGCGCACGGCCAGGAGCACCCCGGGCATAAAGGAGGAGCGGTCGAAGGAGTCGGTGCGGATGGTCAGCTGCTCACCGGGGTTGCCCAGCACGACCTCCTCGTGGGCGGTCAGGCCCCGCAGGCGCACGGCGTGGACGTGGACCCCGTCAATGACCGCGCCCCGGGCACCGTGCGGGTCCGCGGCCGTGGCGTCGGGCATGGCACCCAGGCCAGCGGCGGCCCTGGCGGCGGCAATGCCCTGGGCGGTGGCGACGGCGGTACCCGAGGGGGCGTCCACCTTGGCGGGGTGGTGGAGCTCAATGACCTCGGCGGACTCGAAGTAGCGGGCGGCCCTGGCGGCGAAGCCCATGGCCAGGACCGCGGAGAGGGCGAAGTTGGGGGCGATGAGCACACACCGGCCCGCCGCCTCGGGGCGCCCCAGGTGCTCACGCACGCGCCCGTAGGACGCATCGGTCCAGCCGGTGGTGCCCACCACCACGTCGACCCCGGCGTCAATGAGGGCGTGGACGTTGGCCTCGGCGGTGGCGGGGACGGTGAAGTCCACGGCGACGTCCGCGCCGCCCAGGTGCGCGGCGTCGAGCGGGTCGCCCACGTCCAGGCGGGCCACGAGCTCCAGGTCCCCGGCCGCCTCCACGGCCTGGCAGACGGTGGATCCCATGCGCCCGGCGGCGCCCACGACAGCAACACGAGTAGTCATGGGCCCAGGCTAGCGGCCCGGGGCGGGGTGCCCCGGGAGCCCGCCCCGTGTCGGGGCAGACGGGGCGGGGCCGTCGGGAGCCCGGCGCCTCCCTCTAGCTCACCGTGCCGGGTCCCCGGCCGCCAGGGACGCCGGGGGCACCGGCTGGTGGCCAGGCGGCAGGCGGTTCCTCAGGGCCTGGGGCCCACCAGTACCCGGGCCCGCTCCTGGCCCGCCAGGTGGGCGGCGAGGTCCTGCACCTCCTGGGCGGTGACGGCGTCGAGCAGACGCAGGCTCTGCGCCATGGAGCGCAGCCGACCGGTGGTGACCTCGGAGCGCCCGAGCCTGCCCATACGGGCCAGGGAGTCCTCCCCGCCCAGGACCATGGAGCCGCGCAGCTGGGCCCGGGCCCGGGCCATCTCGCGCTCGCTGACCCCGTCCGCGGCGAGTCGCTCGAACTCCCCCACCATGACGGAGCAGACCTCGTCCACGTCGCGCGGCGCGCAGCCGGCGTACAGGCCGAAGGCCCCGGCCCCCGCGTAGGAGACGTCGAAGGCGTAGGTGGTGTAGGCAAGGCCCCGCCTCTCACGCACCTCCTGGAACAGGCGTGAGGACATGCCCCCGCCCAGGATGGTGGTCAGCACGCTCATGGCCCAGCGCCTCTCGTCGCGCACGGCAATGCCCTGACAGGTCAGGTAGAGGTGAGACTGCTCACAGTCCCGTTCAATGGTGACGTCACTGACCGTCAACGAGGTGAGGGGCTCGGTCTCGAACCGGCGCGGGCGGGGCGCGACGGCGCCGGTGGTGTCCCAGCTGGCCCGCTCCAGTCCGGCCCTGACCTGCTCGCAGATCTCCTCGTGGTCCACCGCGCCGGCCGCCGCCACGACCAGGGTGTCCGCGGCGTAGGTGCGACGGTAGTGGTCCCAGACGGCGTCGCGGGGCACGGCGGTGACGGTGGCCGGGGTGCCCCCGATGGGGCGGCCCAGCGGGGTTCCCTCCCCGAAGGCGGCGCGTGCGAAGGCCTCGTGGGCCACGTCGGCGGGGTCGTCGGCGGCGTCGGCGAGCTCGGAGACGATGACCCCGCGCTCGGTCTCCACCTCCGCCGGGTCCAGGAGGGAGGAGGTGACCATGTCCGTCAGGACCTCCAGGGCGGTGGAGGCGTCCTTGCCCTGGACGCGGGCGTAGTAGGAGGTGTGCTCCTTGGAGGTGGCGGCGTTGGACTCCCCGCCGATCATGTCGAAGGCCTCGGCGATGCCCCGGGCGTCACGGGTGGCGGTGCCCTTGAACAGCAGGTGCTCCAGGAAGTGGGTGGAGCCCTCCTGGCCGGGGATCTCGTCGCGGCTGCCCACCCCGAACCAGGCGCCCAGGGCGGCAGAGCGCAGCCCGGGCACAGCCTCGGTAATGACCCGCACCCCGCCGGGCAGGACGCAGCGTCGCGTCAGCGCGCCGTCGTCGGTCAGGGTGAGGTCGGTACCCGGGGTGCCCGCGGCACCGGCGGCCAACTCGACCTCGGTGTAGCTCGTCTCGTCCGTGCTGTGGATGGTCACCACGCGAGCCTAGATCGGCACGCCGCCGGGCGCGAAACGCCGTCGACGTGACGCTCATGACCGCCCGCGCGGCCAGGGGGACGCGGGCGGTCGCGAGCGGTCGCGGAGGCGGCGCTCAGCGCCTCACTCGGTCTCCTCCTCCAGGGTGCGGGTGCGACGGCGGCGGGGGCGGCGCTCACGACGCTCCTCACCCTCACCGCGATCACGGCGGGGGCGGCGCTCGCGACGCTCCTCGTCACCACGCCCGTCCCGGGCCCGCCGGGCCCCGTTCTCGGCCTCGGCGGCCAGCTGCTCCTCGTTCAGCACGGCGTGCAGGCTCAGCTTGCCGCGCTGGTCGATCTCAGCCAGCTCGACCTCGACCTTGTCCCCCACGCTCAGGACGTCCTCGACGTTCTCCACGCGCTTGCCGCCCACCAGGCGGCGGATCTGGGAGATGTGGAGCAGCCCGTCCTTGCCGGGGGTCAGGGACACGAACGCGCCGAAGGTCGTGGTCTTGACCACGGTACCCACGAAGCGCTCGCCGATCTCGGGCATCTGCGGGTTGGCAATGGCGTTGACGGCGTCGCGGGCGGCCTCGGCGCTGGGGCCGTCGGTGGCGCCGATGTAGACGGTGCCGTCGTCCTCCACCGTCAGGTCCGCGCCGGTGTCCTCCTGGATCTGGTTGATCATCTTGCCCTTGGGGCCGATGACCTCGCCGATCTTGTCCACGGGGATGCGCACCGTCAGGACCCGGGGGGCCGTGGGGGCCATCTCGTCGGGGGTGTCAATGGCCTGGGCCATGACGTCCAGGATGAACAGGCGGGCGTCACGGGCCTGGCCCAGCGCCCCGGCCAGGATGTCGCTGGGCAGGCCGTCGAGCTTGGTGTCCAGCTGGAGGGCCGTGATGAAGTCGCGCGTGCCGGCGACCTTGAAGTCCATGTCGCCGAAGGCGTCCTCGGAGCCCAGGATATCGGTCAGGGTGGCCCAGCGGGTCTGGCCGTCGATCTCCTCGTGCATGAGGCCCATGGCGATGCCGGCCACCGGGGCGCGCAGCGGCACGCCCGCGTTGAGCAGGGACAGCGTGGAGGCGCACACCGAGCCCATGGAGGTCGAGCCGTTGGAGCCCAGGGCCTCGGAGACCTGGCGGATGGCGTAGGGGAACTCCTCGCGGCCGGGCAGCACCGGCACCAGGGCCCGCTCGGCCAGGGCCCCGTGGCCGATCTCACGGCGCTTAGGGGCGCCCACGCGGCCGGTCTCGCCGGTGGAGAAGGGCGGGAAGACGTACTGGTGCATGTAGCGCTTGTGGGTGATCGGCGAGAGGTCGTCGATCTGCTGCTCCATGCGCAGCATATTGAGGGTGGTGACCCCCAGGATCTGGGTCTCGCCGCGCTCGAAGATGGCTGAGCCGTGCACGCGGGGCAGGACCTCGACCTCCGCGCCCAGGGTGCGGATGTCCTTCAGGCCGCGCCCGTCCATGCGCACGCCCTGGGTCAGGGTGCGGTGGCGCACCAGCTTCTTGGTCACGGACCTGAAGGCCGCCTTGAGGGCCTTGACGTCCTCCTCGGTGCCGAAGCGCTCGGCCAGGTCCGCCAGGACGGCGTCGCGCACGGCCTCAATGGCCTCGTCGCGCTCGTGCTTGCCCTCGGTGGCGATGGCGCCAGCCAGGTCGTGGGCGGTGGCGGCCTGCTCGACGGCGTCGTACTGCTCGTCGGAGTAGTCCAGGAAGAGCGGGAACTCGGCGGTGGGCCGGGAGGTGTGCGCGGCGACCTCTGTCTGGGCCTGGACGAGGGCCTTAATGTGCGGCTTGGCGGCCTCCAGGCCCTGGGCCACAACGGCCTCGGTGGGGGCGACGGCGCCCTCGGCGATAAGACCCCAGGCCCTCTCGGTGGCCCCGGCCTCCACCATCATAATGGCCACGTCCCCGCTCTCCAGGACCCGGCCGGCCACGACCATCTGGAAGGTGGCGCGCTCGAGCTCGGAGTAGCGGGGGAAGGCGACCCAGTGCCCGTCAATGAGGGCGATGCGGGTGCCGGCCACCGGCCCGGCGAAGGGCAGGCCGGCGATCTGGGTGGACATGGAGGCGGCGTTAATGGCCAGGGCGTCGTAGGCGTCGTCGGGGTGGATGGCCAGGACAGTCTCGACCACCTGCACCTCGTTGCGCAGGCCCTTGACGAAGGAGGGGCGCAGGGGGCGGTCAATGAGCCGGCAGGCCAGGACGGCGGAGGTGCCGGCGCGGCCCTCGCGGCGGAAGAAGGAGCCGGGGATGCGCCCGGCGGCGTACTGGCGCTCCTCGACGTCGACGGTCAGCGGGAAGAAGTCGAACTGGTCCTTGGGGTGCCTGCCCACCGTGGTGGCCGACAGGATGGCCGTCTCCCCGTCGAGGTAGGCCATGGCGCTTCCGGCGGCCTGCTTGGCCAGGCGCCCGGTCTCGAAGCGGACCACGCGCCTACCGAAGGAGCCGTTGTCGATCACTGCCTCGGCGGCGGTGACCTCGGGGTCATCAATGAACATCGTTGATGCGTCTCTTTCTGTGATCTCTGTAGACGCACCCGATCCTATCGCGAACGGCGCCGTGAGGGGATCCGCGTGCCCCGGCGGCGGCGTGACGTCGCCCGCCACCGGGGCCGGACCGCCCTCCTGTCGCGGCGCCCCGGGGGCCACTTGCGGGGCCGGGTCTGTTCTCAGACCGTCCTCCTCGCACCGGGCTCCCGGCCCCGCGCCTGCTTTCGAGGGCGGGCCCGCCGGCCGTCGCCGTACCCGAGGCCCGTCTCCTTGCGGGGCCGGGGCCCGCGCTCAGCGGCGGATGCCCAGGCGGGCGATAATGCTGCGGTAGCGCTCGATGTCCTCCTTCATGAGGTAGTCCAGGAGACGACGGCGCTTACCGATCAGGAGGTAGAGGCCACGACGGGAGTGGTGGTCGTGGGTGTGGCTCTTGAAGTGCTCGGTGAGGTTGGCAATGCGCTCGGTGAGGACCGCGATCTGGACCTCGGGGGAGCCCGTGTCACCCTCGTGGGTGGCGAACTCGGCGATAATCTGCTGCTTGCGCTCGGGGGTAACCGACATGGGTGGCTCCTCGTTTCTCGTTGCACGGAGCGCCGGGGCTGGTTCACCCGGGCATGACGTGTCCGCGGCCGATCGACGGCGCGCCAACCCTACCAGCGTCCCGCGCCCTGCCGCACCTGCTGGCTGCCGGGCGCAGCTGGCCCGGGGCCAGTAGCAGGCGGGCTGGCGGTAGGCGGGGCGGGGTAAGTAGCAGCTCCAACCAGAGGGCCGCGTCTAGAGGCGGGCCAGTAGCAGGCGGGGCGGGGCTGCCGCTCCGCTCGCGTCAGGTACAGGCTCCCTCCCGGGCGGGCGGGGTCGAGCGCCTCGGCCGCACCGGTCGCTGCGTGAACTCACGGCCCCGCCCGGCCGCGGAACAGCAGGAAACCACCTACCTTGTGGATCCCACCACACTGCGACCGTCCCGGCCTCCCACCGCCGACGGCGTCCAGGCCCCCTGTTCTCACGGCAAACAAGTACCGTTCTCACGACGAACAAGTACCGTTCTCGCGAGCAATAAGTACCGTTCTCGCGGGGAGGTGCGGGGGCGGGTCCTGGGCTCAGTGGGCGGTGACGTCCTCGGGGCGGATCGGCTCGGGCACGGGCACGCCCAGGATCCCGGCGGTACGCTCAATGTCGGCGCGTATCTGGGCCAGCAGCGGCTCCAGGCCGTCGAAGGCGCGCATGGGGCGCAGCCGCTCCACCAGGTCCACACCGATCTCCTCCCCGTAGAGGTTGAGGTCGGCACGCCCCAGGACGTGCGCCTCCACCGTGCGCACCGGGACGTCGTCGAAGGTGGGGTTGGTGCCGACGGACACGGCGGCCGGCAGGCGCTCCTGGTGACCGGTCCCGTCGTCGCGCACCAGCCAGCCCGCGTACACGCCGTCGGGCGGGACCACCCCGGCGGTGGCAGCCTCCAGGTTGGCCGTGGGGAAGCCCAGGCGGCGCCCCCGCTCCAGGCCGTGGACCACGGTGCCGCGCAGGCGGTGGGGCCGCCCCAGGATCTCGGCGGCCTGGCGCACGTCACCGTCCTCCAGGCACCGGCGGATCCAGGTGGAGGACCAGCGGCGGCCCTGCCCGGAGCGGACCTTGGGCAGGATCTCGACCTCAATGCCCTCGGCCCGCCCGATCTGCCGGAGCGCGGCGGCGTCCCCGGTGTTGCCGCGCCCGAAGCGCACGTCGTCGCCCACGACGACGGCCCGTGCCCCCAGGAGCCCCACCAGCCACGTGCGGACGAACTCCTGCGGGGTCTGTGCGGCAAAGCCCAGGTCGTAGGCGATGACCAGGACGGCGTCCAGCCCGGCGTCCCCCAGCGAGACCAGGCGGTCGGTCAGGGAGGTCACCAGCGGCAGGTCACGGTCGGGCTGGTGGACCTGACGGGGGTGGGGGTCGAAGGTCACGGCGACGGCCAGCGGGCGGACGCCCCCGTCCCCCGCCTGGTGGGCACGCCGCACCACCCGGGCCAGGACCGCCTGGTGCCCCCGGTGCACCCCGTCGAAGACACCAATGGTGACCACACTGCCCGGCCCCCCGGCCGCCCCCAGACTTGCGGGCACCTGCTCGGCGCCGTACCAGACCTCCACCGCGGACAATCCTGTTCTCGATCCACCCGGCGGGCTCCCGCCGGTCCTGCGGGTCAACCCTGCCACGCACCCCCCGTACCGCGCGAGCCGAACGGCGCTGCGCCGCATTACCGAGGGCGCGACCATACGCACCCCCGTACCGCGCGAGCCGAACCCCACACCCCGTCCCTTGCGCACCGGGCCGGGAGGGCCTACCCTGTTTCTCGACCGACGGTCGGTCGGTAATTGTTCCACCGGCCCCCACCCGGACGAGACCCACGCGAGGGACCATGACACGCACATCCAAACCAGCAGCCCAACGACGGGACGAGATCCTCGACGTCGCACAGAACCTCTTCATTACCAAAGGGGTCCAGGCGACGTCGGTAGAGGACATCCTCAAGGAGGTGGGTATCGCCAAGGGGACCCTGTACTACCACTTCTCCTCCAAGGAGGAGATCCTGCGCTCCCTCATCTCCCGCACCACCACCCGGGCCGCCCAGCAGGCCCGGGCCGCCGCCCAGGAGCCGGGGCCAGCCGTGCCCAGGCTGCTGGCCGTCCTGGCCGCCGGCCGTGTGGCGGAGCCCGAGCTGGAGCTGGCCCAGGAGCTCCACGCCAGCGGCAACGCCGAGTTCCACATCCTGTCCATCGTGGAGATGGTCCGCGCCCTGACCCCGGCCCTGACCAGCATCGTCGAGCAGGGCGTGACCGAGGGGGTCTTTGACACCGACCACCCGCACGAGGTCGTCGAGATCCTCCTCGTGAGCGCCGGGATGCTCCTGGACGACGGCGTCTTCACCGGCGAGCAGGACGAGCTGGCCCGCCGCGCCGCCGGGGTCGCCTACGCCGCCGAGACCCTGCTGGGCTGCCGCCCCGGCACGCTCGCACCCGCCCTGGAGGGCCTGTCATGAGGTACCTCTCCCTGCTGCTGGTAGGCGCGCTGGTCAACTCCGTGGGCAGCGGCCTGACCGCCTTCGGCCTGGGCGTCTTCGCCTACAACACCTACGGCACGGCCTCGGCGGTGGCCCTGGTCCAGCTGTGCGCCTTCGCCCCGATCGTCCTGCTGGCCCCGCTCGCCGGCGCCCTGGCCGACCGCTTCGACCGCCGGCTCATGATGCTCCTGGGGGACGGCTGCTCCGTGATCGGCCTGGGCGTGGTCATGGTGGCCCTGGGCTCGCCGACGCCCCGGCTCGCCTACGTCCTGGCGGGCGTGACGGCCTCCTCCTGCCTCGCGGCCCTGACCGAGCCCGCCCTGCGCGCCTCGGTGAGCGACCTGGTGGGCGAGGAGGACTACGTGCGCAGCGCCGGGATGCTCCAGGCCGCCTCCTCCGCCCGCTACCTGCTGTCCCCGCTGCTGGCGGGCCTCCTGCTGCCCGTCGTGGGCCTGCGGGGGCTGCTGGTCCTGGACGCCTCCACCTGCCTGGTGACGGCGGCCTGCTCGGGGGCCGTCATGCGCTCCGTCGGACGACGTCGCACCGACCAGTGGGAAGGGGCCGGGCTGGCCCACCACCTCCTGGGCGGCTGGCGGGCGCTGTCGGTCCGCCCCGGCCTGCGCTCCCTGGTGGGCCTCATGACCTTCATGACCCTGACCATCGGCATGCTGCAGGTGCTGCTCAAGCCCATTATGCTGCCCCACGTCGGCACGGCCGCCATGGGACGCCTGGAGACCGTGGCCGCCGTCGGGATCCTGGCCGGCGCCGGCCTGGTCACCGCCCTGGGACGGCTGCGCCCCACCACCCTGCTGAGCCTGGGGGCAGCCGGTACGGGCGTGTCCATGGTGCTCCTGGGGCTGCACGTGTGGCCCTGGTGGGTGGCCCTGACCGGGTTCGCCGTGTTCACCTTCCTGGGCCTGTGCAACGCCGGGGCCGAGACCCTGGTGCGCCTGAGCATTGACAAGGACCACCAGGCCCGGGCCTGGGGCACGATCAGCCTGGTCACCCAGCTGGGCTACCTGCTGGCCTACCTTGCCGCCAGCCCCCTGGCCGACCGCCTCCTGGCCCCCCTCATGGAGCCCGACGGCGCCCTGGCCCCCAGCCTGGGGACGCTCATGGGCACCGGGACGGGCCGTGGCGCCGCCCTGCTGGTGGTCCTGGCCGGCGTGGTCACCACCGGCCTGGCGGTCCTCACCCACGCCCGACGCCGGATCCTGGGCGGGGCCGTCGTCGAGGCGCAGGAGCCCTTGGAGGCGCCTGCCGTCTCAGCCGCCCTCCAGCACCACTCGGTGTGAGCCCCGGACGCCGGGCGACGCCGGGTCGGAACCAGTCCCCGGCCCATGCCCCGCTGGCAGCGGGGGCGGTACGGTCTGAGGAGCCGGCGTCGAACCCCGGCCCGTACCCCGCTGGCAGCGGGGGTCGGGGTCGGTCACGCGGGGGCCAGGACCAGTACCGGGCGGGCCCACCGCCCCTGGGGGGCCAGCAGCGCCACCAGGGTGCCGTCAGGGGCGAAGCCGGCGGTCACTGCCCCACCCCCGGCCCGCGGGACCACGGGGTGCGGCGGGGACTGCGCCCCCTGGAGGACCTGCGCGTCCAGGCGCTGGCCGTGGCTAAGGGCACGGGCCTGGTCCCCGGTGAGGGCCACGGCCGCAAAGCAGCGGCGCGCCGCCTCGCCAAGCCCCAGCAGCCGCAGGCCGCGCGGGGCGGCGGAGGCGGCGTCGGCCTCCACCTGGGCGCCCAGTGCCCCCAGGTCGGCGGCCTGACCGGCCTCAAAGGGGCCGACCCGGGTGCGGCGCAGCGCCGTCAGGTGCCCCCCGCAGCCCAGGGCCGCCCCCAGGTCCCGGGCCAGGGCCCGCACGTAGGTCCCCGAGGAGCAGGTGACCAGCAGGTCGACGTCCACCACGGCGGTCCCATCCTCCGCCCGGGCAGGACGCGGGTGGGAGCGCAGGCCCAGCTCGTAGACGGTCACCGGGCGCGCCTCCAGGACCACGTCCTGCCCGCCCCGCACCCGGGCGTAGGAGCGCACGCCGTTGACCTTGACGGCGGACACGGCGCTGGGGACCTGCATGATCTCACCGGTCAGGTCCGCCAGCGCGGCCGCCAGGCGGGAGTCGAGGTCGGCCTGCCCCCCGGGCCGGGTACGCGGGTCCGCGCAGCCACGGGAGGCGGTGACCTCCCCCTGGGCGTCCTCGGTCAAGGTCTCCTGGCCCAGGCGCACGGTGGCCTCGTAGGTCTTGTCAGCCCCCACCAGGTAGGTCAGGAACCTGGTGGCGCGCCCCACCCCCAGCACCAGCACGCCAGTGGCCATGGGATCCAGGGTCCCGGCGTGCCCGACCCTGCGGGTGGCGGCCAGGCGGCGGACGGCGGCCACCACGTCGTGGCTGGTCACCCCCGTCGGCTTGTCCACCACCAGGAGACCGTCCCCGGCGGTCACGGCCCCTCGGGGCACCCGCGGACGGCGGTGGGTGACGGCCGCGGCGGGACCGGTTCCAGCCGGACCGGACTCAGCTGACACGGGCCCGACCTGGGCGGGGCTCACAGCTCCCCGGGGTACTCGGGATCCTGGGCACCGGCGTCCTGGGTGCCCCCTGCCAGCCCCCGGGACACGACACCGTCACCCGGGCGCTCGGGAGCGTCCCCGGTCTGATCAGCGTCCTCGTCATCGTGCCGGTAGGGGTCGGCGTCGCCGGCATAGGTGGCACCCTGGGCGTTGCGGGCGATCTCCTCGTCCCTGGCCCGGGCCTGGGCCAGGGCGTCCTCAAGGGTCTTGGCCGTGGTGGGCAGGGCGTCGAGCTGGAAGGTAATGGTGGGGGTCAGGCGGATACCCAGCACCTTGCCGACCTCGGAGCGGATGAGCCCGGTGGCCGACCTCAGGGCGGCGGCGCTCGCAGAGCGCTCGCGGTCGGTGCCGTAGACGGTGTAGAACACGGTGGCCTGCTGGAGGTCACCGGTGACCCTCACGTCGGTCACGGTGACCATGCCGAGGCGGGGATCCTTGACACGTCCCTGGAGCAGGCGGGCGACCGTCTCGTGGATACGGTCAGCAACCTTGCGGGCGCGGGCGGCGTCGGCCATGGTGGGCTCCTCTCTGCGGGCTGGCAGGCGCCAGCGGCTCCTGATTGTGTCAGATCATGGTGCGTGTCCGGGCAGACCGCCCCCGCCGCGCCCGGGGCCACGTGCTCGACCTCGACCACGTGCACCCCGCCATAAGTACCAGCTACGCATCACATGTGA
Protein-coding regions in this window:
- the dapB gene encoding 4-hydroxy-tetrahydrodipicolinate reductase, giving the protein MTTRVAVVGAAGRMGSTVCQAVEAAGDLELVARLDVGDPLDAAHLGGADVAVDFTVPATAEANVHALIDAGVDVVVGTTGWTDASYGRVREHLGRPEAAGRCVLIAPNFALSAVLAMGFAARAARYFESAEVIELHHPAKVDAPSGTAVATAQGIAAARAAAGLGAMPDATAADPHGARGAVIDGVHVHAVRLRGLTAHEEVVLGNPGEQLTIRTDSFDRSSFMPGVLLAVRQVGSRPGLTVGLEALLDL
- a CDS encoding M16 family metallopeptidase; the protein is MTIHSTDETSYTEVELAAGAAGTPGTDLTLTDDGALTRRCVLPGGVRVITEAVPGLRSAALGAWFGVGSRDEIPGQEGSTHFLEHLLFKGTATRDARGIAEAFDMIGGESNAATSKEHTSYYARVQGKDASTALEVLTDMVTSSLLDPAEVETERGVIVSELADAADDPADVAHEAFARAAFGEGTPLGRPIGGTPATVTAVPRDAVWDHYRRTYAADTLVVAAAGAVDHEEICEQVRAGLERASWDTTGAVAPRPRRFETEPLTSLTVSDVTIERDCEQSHLYLTCQGIAVRDERRWAMSVLTTILGGGMSSRLFQEVRERRGLAYTTYAFDVSYAGAGAFGLYAGCAPRDVDEVCSVMVGEFERLAADGVSEREMARARAQLRGSMVLGGEDSLARMGRLGRSEVTTGRLRSMAQSLRLLDAVTAQEVQDLAAHLAGQERARVLVGPRP
- a CDS encoding polyribonucleotide nucleotidyltransferase, producing MFIDDPEVTAAEAVIDNGSFGRRVVRFETGRLAKQAAGSAMAYLDGETAILSATTVGRHPKDQFDFFPLTVDVEERQYAAGRIPGSFFRREGRAGTSAVLACRLIDRPLRPSFVKGLRNEVQVVETVLAIHPDDAYDALAINAASMSTQIAGLPFAGPVAGTRIALIDGHWVAFPRYSELERATFQMVVAGRVLESGDVAIMMVEAGATERAWGLIAEGAVAPTEAVVAQGLEAAKPHIKALVQAQTEVAAHTSRPTAEFPLFLDYSDEQYDAVEQAATAHDLAGAIATEGKHERDEAIEAVRDAVLADLAERFGTEEDVKALKAAFRSVTKKLVRHRTLTQGVRMDGRGLKDIRTLGAEVEVLPRVHGSAIFERGETQILGVTTLNMLRMEQQIDDLSPITHKRYMHQYVFPPFSTGETGRVGAPKRREIGHGALAERALVPVLPGREEFPYAIRQVSEALGSNGSTSMGSVCASTLSLLNAGVPLRAPVAGIAMGLMHEEIDGQTRWATLTDILGSEDAFGDMDFKVAGTRDFITALQLDTKLDGLPSDILAGALGQARDARLFILDVMAQAIDTPDEMAPTAPRVLTVRIPVDKIGEVIGPKGKMINQIQEDTGADLTVEDDGTVYIGATDGPSAEAARDAVNAIANPQMPEIGERFVGTVVKTTTFGAFVSLTPGKDGLLHISQIRRLVGGKRVENVEDVLSVGDKVEVELAEIDQRGKLSLHAVLNEEQLAAEAENGARRARDGRGDEERRERRPRRDRGEGEERRERRPRRRRTRTLEEETE
- the rpsO gene encoding 30S ribosomal protein S15, with protein sequence MSVTPERKQQIIAEFATHEGDTGSPEVQIAVLTERIANLTEHFKSHTHDHHSRRGLYLLIGKRRRLLDYLMKEDIERYRSIIARLGIRR
- a CDS encoding bifunctional riboflavin kinase/FAD synthetase; amino-acid sequence: MEVWYGAEQVPASLGAAGGPGSVVTIGVFDGVHRGHQAVLARVVRRAHQAGDGGVRPLAVAVTFDPHPRQVHQPDRDLPLVTSLTDRLVSLGDAGLDAVLVIAYDLGFAAQTPQEFVRTWLVGLLGARAVVVGDDVRFGRGNTGDAAALRQIGRAEGIEVEILPKVRSGQGRRWSSTWIRRCLEDGDVRQAAEILGRPHRLRGTVVHGLERGRRLGFPTANLEAATAGVVPPDGVYAGWLVRDDGTGHQERLPAAVSVGTNPTFDDVPVRTVEAHVLGRADLNLYGEEIGVDLVERLRPMRAFDGLEPLLAQIRADIERTAGILGVPVPEPIRPEDVTAH